A portion of the Cellulophaga algicola DSM 14237 genome contains these proteins:
- a CDS encoding formylglycine-generating enzyme family protein encodes MRVKLFLLLCCVLTQSCNSQKSATPEQEQILEDVKANFVFVEGGTFIMGNNDYHYTTLEHQVTLDSYSISKYETTLKEFDLYTELNNLELINHDYRNQEDMGPDYGAIGMNWYQAQSYCQWLGEQLNLPIDLPTEAQWEYAARSRGLNVEHATDSGKIEGGVNDNYGVDTKVGIYPPNPLGIYDMSGGRPEWTNDWLALYSKEPVVNPRFDSIVSGTVKVIRGFHKLSNSVYIRSSREPEQDGFGGGFRCVCNQKTEIE; translated from the coding sequence ATGCGTGTAAAATTGTTTTTACTCTTATGTTGCGTATTAACGCAAAGCTGCAATTCACAAAAAAGCGCAACACCAGAGCAAGAGCAAATATTAGAAGATGTAAAAGCTAATTTTGTTTTTGTAGAAGGGGGCACGTTTATTATGGGGAATAATGATTACCATTATACTACGCTGGAGCATCAAGTTACTTTAGATAGTTACTCTATAAGTAAATATGAAACAACTTTAAAAGAGTTTGATTTATATACGGAGTTAAATAATTTAGAACTTATTAATCATGATTATAGAAATCAAGAAGATATGGGCCCAGATTACGGTGCTATTGGCATGAATTGGTACCAAGCACAATCTTATTGTCAATGGTTAGGGGAACAGCTTAATTTACCTATAGATTTACCGACGGAGGCTCAGTGGGAATATGCAGCACGTAGTCGTGGCTTAAATGTTGAGCATGCTACGGATAGTGGAAAAATTGAAGGAGGTGTAAATGATAATTATGGAGTAGACACTAAAGTTGGAATTTATCCGCCAAATCCTTTAGGTATTTATGATATGTCTGGAGGAAGACCTGAATGGACTAATGATTGGTTAGCATTATATTCAAAAGAACCTGTTGTAAATCCTAGGTTTGATAGTATAGTTTCTGGTACTGTAAAAGTAATCCGTGGTTTTCATAAATTAAGTAATTCTGTGTATATACGTAGCTCTAGAGAACCTGAGCAAGATGGTTTTGGCGGAGGTTTTCGTTGTGTTTGCAATCAAAAAACTGAAATAGAGTAA
- a CDS encoding formylglycine-generating enzyme family protein, with the protein MYVKLSLILCCVLTQSCNSQKKVTPEQEQILEAAKANFVFVEGGTFTMGKNGVSIAYEHEVTLDSYSISKYETTWEEFDLYHIMNDLEIINSHHRGKIKDYGPKYAAKKNTWFLAKSYCQWLGEQLNLPIDLPTEAQWEYAARSRGLNVEHATDSGIIEVGEDDNYGTDTPVGTYPPNPVGIYDMSGDRAEWTNDWLALYSKEPVVNPRFDSIVSGTVKVIRGFHSLSNSVYIRSSREPEQDGFGGGFRCVCNQKTPIE; encoded by the coding sequence ATGTATGTAAAATTGTCTTTAATCTTATGTTGCGTATTAACGCAAAGTTGTAATTCACAAAAAAAAGTAACCCCAGAACAGGAACAAATTTTAGAAGCGGCAAAAGCAAATTTTGTATTTGTAGAAGGAGGTACGTTTACAATGGGTAAAAATGGAGTTTCAATTGCGTATGAACATGAGGTTACATTAGACAGTTACTCGATAAGTAAGTACGAAACAACTTGGGAGGAATTTGATTTGTATCATATTATGAATGATTTAGAAATAATTAACTCACATCATCGAGGTAAAATAAAAGATTATGGGCCTAAATATGCAGCTAAAAAAAACACATGGTTTTTAGCAAAATCGTATTGTCAATGGTTAGGGGAACAACTTAATTTACCTATAGATTTACCGACGGAGGCCCAGTGGGAATATGCAGCACGTAGTCGTGGGTTAAATGTAGAGCATGCCACGGATAGTGGTATTATTGAAGTAGGTGAAGATGATAATTACGGGACGGATACACCTGTTGGCACCTATCCTCCAAACCCCGTAGGCATTTATGATATGTCTGGAGATAGAGCTGAATGGACCAATGATTGGTTAGCATTATATTCAAAAGAACCTGTTGTAAATCCTAGGTTTGATAGTATAGTTTCTGGTACTGTAAAAGTAATCCGTGGTTTTCACTCTTTAAGTAATTCTGTGTACATACGTAGCTCTAGAGAGCCTGAGCAAGATGGTTTTGGCGGAGGTTTCCGTTGTGTTTGCAACCAAAAAACTCCTATAGAGTAA
- a CDS encoding DoxX family protein, whose product MQTTTLQNIFKVLLALFMIYAGYSHLTFNRIDFQAQVPDFVPISKDFVVVASGFVEIALGLALLLWTQRKTTIGWILALFFILVFPGNISQYLNQKDAFGALNSDSARLIRLLFQPVLIAWALWSTGAWQSWNTSKK is encoded by the coding sequence ATGCAAACAACAACCTTACAAAATATCTTTAAAGTACTATTAGCACTCTTTATGATATACGCAGGCTATAGTCATTTAACTTTTAATCGGATAGATTTTCAAGCCCAAGTACCTGATTTTGTTCCCATAAGCAAGGACTTTGTTGTAGTTGCATCAGGTTTTGTAGAAATAGCGCTGGGTCTTGCCCTATTGCTATGGACACAGCGTAAAACAACTATTGGGTGGATCCTTGCCTTATTCTTTATCCTAGTATTCCCAGGAAATATTTCGCAATACTTAAATCAAAAAGACGCTTTTGGTGCATTAAATTCTGATAGCGCACGATTAATCAGGCTCCTTTTTCAACCTGTCCTTATCGCATGGGCACTTTGGTCTACTGGCGCATGGCAATCTTGGAACACCTCTAAAAAATAA
- a CDS encoding LysR substrate-binding domain-containing protein yields MISKTNQLEFRLLRYFLVLAENLHYTQSAEILFISQSALSQQIKHLEIILGEQLFKRTNRKVALTKAGVLFEVEAKRILKQVDDSLEHWQLQLNGEVGQLTIGFVGSAMYRYLPPIIKKYSASQPKINLKLEELINKEQLKALENDAIDVGFMRSNSVTSNMQLKLVYSENFSLVLPEDHPIDSANFTNIGTLSEESFILFPNENSPLYYQQILNLCAEYGFSPKISHKSIHGPTIFKLVENKMGIAIVPNSLRDDFNYKIKFIELKNVTHTTSLFAVWKKENKNAALQHFLAQL; encoded by the coding sequence ATGATAAGTAAAACTAATCAATTAGAATTTAGGTTACTTCGGTATTTTTTGGTGTTAGCAGAAAACTTGCACTACACGCAAAGTGCAGAAATTCTGTTCATATCTCAGTCTGCCTTAAGTCAGCAGATTAAGCATTTAGAAATAATACTCGGGGAGCAGCTATTTAAAAGAACCAACAGAAAAGTAGCTTTAACAAAAGCAGGAGTTTTATTTGAAGTAGAAGCAAAACGGATTCTAAAACAGGTAGATGATTCTCTTGAACATTGGCAATTGCAGCTAAATGGAGAAGTAGGGCAACTTACTATTGGTTTTGTAGGTTCTGCAATGTATCGTTATTTGCCGCCTATAATTAAAAAGTATAGTGCCTCACAGCCAAAAATTAATCTAAAATTAGAAGAGCTCATCAATAAAGAGCAATTAAAAGCATTGGAGAATGATGCTATTGATGTTGGTTTTATGCGGTCAAACTCGGTAACGTCTAATATGCAGTTGAAATTAGTGTATAGTGAGAATTTTTCTTTGGTATTGCCAGAAGATCATCCTATTGATAGCGCCAATTTTACAAATATAGGGACGCTTTCAGAGGAGTCTTTTATTCTGTTCCCCAATGAAAATAGCCCGCTCTATTATCAGCAAATATTAAATTTATGTGCGGAATACGGTTTTAGTCCTAAAATCTCTCATAAGTCTATTCATGGACCTACTATCTTCAAATTGGTGGAAAATAAAATGGGAATCGCAATTGTACCAAATTCTTTGCGAGATGATTTTAATTATAAAATAAAATTTATAGAATTAAAAAATGTAACCCATACCACATCACTTTTTGCGGTATGGAAAAAAGAGAATAAAAATGCCGCACTTCAACATTTTTTAGCACAACTCTAG
- a CDS encoding DUF1338 domain-containing protein, with protein MVSDKIKALETILDALFIPYKNSVPDVLKVTNGMVSEGIITNEREIINDHIAFRTLGVPHLGVSSFEKIFLHYGYKKKDYYFFEGKKLDGYWYAPPADHLPRIFMSELRVKDLSDKTQQIIYRYTQHITTDPVDTLDLEDTEAVGSFFHKALWDLPTLPDYLALADESEYAAWVIYNRYYLNHYTISVHDLPNNYNTVEKFNVFLEGLGIKLNTAGGKIKVSPDGLLKQSSTVAKTFEAEFANGEIYEISGSYVEFAERLPLKEFTDKGLTTFTRNQRRDGFESANADKIFESTYKEQTKK; from the coding sequence ATGGTATCAGATAAAATTAAAGCCCTAGAAACTATATTAGATGCACTTTTTATTCCCTATAAGAATAGTGTTCCAGATGTATTAAAAGTTACTAATGGCATGGTTTCGGAAGGAATTATAACCAACGAACGTGAGATCATTAACGATCATATTGCTTTTAGAACTTTAGGCGTACCGCATTTAGGAGTTTCTTCTTTTGAAAAAATATTCCTGCACTATGGATACAAAAAAAAGGATTACTACTTTTTTGAAGGAAAGAAATTAGACGGCTACTGGTATGCACCTCCTGCTGATCATTTACCTCGTATTTTTATGAGTGAATTGCGTGTAAAGGATTTATCTGATAAGACACAGCAAATTATTTACCGCTATACACAACACATTACCACTGACCCCGTAGACACTTTGGATTTAGAAGATACTGAAGCTGTAGGTTCTTTTTTCCATAAAGCACTTTGGGATCTACCAACCCTACCTGATTATCTAGCACTAGCTGATGAAAGTGAATATGCTGCTTGGGTAATTTATAACCGGTACTATTTAAATCATTACACCATTAGTGTGCACGACTTACCTAACAATTACAATACTGTAGAAAAATTTAATGTCTTTCTTGAAGGTTTAGGTATAAAATTAAATACTGCAGGTGGTAAAATTAAGGTGAGTCCTGATGGGCTTTTGAAACAAAGCAGTACCGTAGCAAAAACCTTTGAAGCAGAATTTGCGAATGGTGAAATCTATGAAATATCAGGAAGTTATGTAGAATTCGCAGAACGCTTACCTCTAAAAGAATTTACAGACAAGGGCTTAACTACCTTTACACGCAACCAAAGGCGTGATGGTTTTGAATCTGCGAATGCCGATAAAATATTTGAAAGCACGTACAAAGAGCAGACCAAAAAATAA
- a CDS encoding carboxylesterase family protein: MNKTLKILTLLFFTLQFISCAAQNTLVAGEQETVVTKKINYYLYYPDEYDIASKKKYGILLFLHGAGSIPTDATQEMLPPDALTDGTAYPFLILVPQLREPNKMWNTTAVMQLLDTVIAQNNIDKKKVYLSGLSRGGAAAWDLAIEYPEKFAALAVVCGMAPTPYAHWIAKSLPIKVFHGKKDKIIPYSESEEMVNRLKTLGYNVTLTSYDHYGHAIWDVVYKNPALFKWFEKQKKM, encoded by the coding sequence ATGAACAAAACGCTTAAAATTTTAACGCTTTTATTTTTTACACTTCAGTTTATTTCCTGTGCAGCACAAAATACGCTTGTAGCAGGGGAGCAGGAAACAGTAGTTACCAAGAAAATTAACTATTATTTATATTACCCAGATGAATACGATATAGCGTCAAAGAAAAAATATGGTATCCTATTATTCTTACATGGTGCCGGAAGCATTCCAACAGATGCAACTCAAGAAATGTTACCGCCAGATGCCCTAACTGATGGAACAGCATATCCATTTCTTATTTTAGTACCCCAATTGCGCGAACCAAATAAAATGTGGAATACTACAGCGGTAATGCAATTATTAGATACGGTTATTGCTCAAAATAATATTGATAAAAAAAAAGTATACCTTTCCGGATTAAGTCGTGGCGGGGCAGCAGCTTGGGATTTGGCCATAGAATATCCTGAAAAATTTGCAGCTTTAGCCGTTGTTTGCGGAATGGCTCCTACGCCTTATGCGCATTGGATAGCTAAAAGTTTGCCTATAAAAGTTTTTCATGGTAAGAAAGATAAAATCATTCCATATTCAGAATCAGAAGAAATGGTGAATAGGTTAAAAACATTAGGCTATAACGTTACATTAACAAGTTATGACCACTATGGACATGCGATTTGGGATGTAGTTTATAAAAATCCAGCCCTATTTAAGTGGTTCGAAAAGCAAAAAAAGATGTAA
- a CDS encoding alpha/beta hydrolase gives MALLLQLDVKGSYHFLEKLRSMYQEVPLKNSSYIPDFLGDGFERMTLELPADYEGKVSATLIRKSAQKASQKAVLYVHGFNDYFFQKEMAEKFNEEGYNFYALDLRKYGRSYLGHQKFNNVRSIIEYDEELDLALQLIKSENNHQVILMGHSNGGLITTNYAVNHLNSKLFHGLISNSPFYEFNLSYITRTIGVPILSFWGQYFPNLRIPGVPSGSYGDSLHVQRHGEWDYSLAWKPHEVPKLNLGFIRAIHKAQKNIRQKAIIGVPTLILHSNQSINEKHWSENFERGDAVLNVTHIKKYAHKLSGAVTICEIENGIHDLILSKKPVREEVYRILFDWINTNFNKTH, from the coding sequence ATGGCATTATTACTGCAATTAGATGTAAAAGGAAGTTATCACTTTCTAGAAAAATTAAGATCGATGTATCAAGAAGTCCCCTTAAAAAACAGCAGTTATATACCTGATTTTCTTGGTGACGGATTTGAAAGAATGACGCTAGAGCTTCCTGCTGATTACGAAGGAAAAGTTAGTGCTACATTAATTCGGAAAAGTGCCCAAAAAGCGTCTCAAAAAGCGGTATTGTATGTTCATGGTTTTAATGATTATTTCTTTCAAAAAGAAATGGCTGAAAAATTTAACGAAGAGGGTTATAATTTTTACGCATTAGATTTACGAAAGTATGGAAGGTCTTACTTAGGCCATCAAAAGTTTAATAATGTACGATCAATTATAGAATATGATGAAGAACTAGATCTTGCCTTACAGCTAATTAAATCAGAAAATAACCATCAGGTCATTTTAATGGGGCACTCTAACGGTGGCCTCATTACCACCAATTATGCTGTAAATCATTTAAATAGTAAACTATTTCATGGGTTAATAAGTAATAGCCCTTTCTATGAATTTAATCTAAGTTATATAACACGAACAATTGGAGTTCCTATCCTCTCATTTTGGGGTCAATATTTTCCTAACTTACGTATTCCAGGAGTACCCTCTGGAAGCTATGGTGACAGTTTGCACGTACAGCGTCATGGGGAATGGGACTATTCTCTTGCTTGGAAACCTCATGAGGTGCCTAAACTAAATTTAGGTTTTATTAGGGCAATACATAAAGCTCAAAAAAACATCAGACAAAAAGCAATTATAGGGGTACCCACGCTCATCCTACACAGTAACCAATCCATTAATGAGAAACATTGGTCTGAAAATTTTGAAAGAGGAGATGCTGTTCTCAATGTTACTCATATTAAAAAATATGCCCATAAATTAAGTGGAGCTGTAACCATTTGCGAGATAGAAAATGGAATACATGATTTAATCCTTTCAAAAAAACCTGTAAGAGAAGAGGTATATAGGATATTATTCGATTGGATTAATACTAATTTTAATAAAACGCACTAA
- a CDS encoding phospholipase A, translating to MYIHKTSLLNVSALFLIIVCVFSNDVNGQTLTREAFKDTMQQLPYFTIHKDNYFITGVPTNKAINSTTANAKYQVSFKQRITRDVLPWETYLFLTYSQKAFWDIYKDSYPFKEINFNPTIGVGKAFFDKNDRIRGIGNLYFEHESNGRDSIYSRSWNRLSAEYHRAVGPQTIVTIKGWIPFGYKSGNPELLDYVGLGELTVAHDFMDDKFSLQVQLRKGLQWDAKGMLRTRFYYRPSKHKSNQYIMLEWFAGQAENLINYERFTSMVRVGYVIKTDELNFLKGRK from the coding sequence ATGTATATACACAAAACGAGTCTCCTTAACGTTAGCGCACTATTTCTAATCATAGTTTGTGTCTTTAGTAATGATGTAAATGGACAAACCCTAACGCGTGAAGCTTTTAAAGATACCATGCAACAACTTCCGTACTTCACCATTCATAAAGACAATTACTTTATAACGGGTGTACCCACCAATAAGGCCATAAACAGTACTACGGCGAATGCCAAATATCAAGTTAGTTTTAAGCAAAGGATTACGCGTGATGTTCTGCCATGGGAAACATATTTATTCTTGACGTACAGCCAAAAAGCATTTTGGGATATTTATAAAGATTCTTATCCTTTTAAAGAAATAAACTTTAACCCTACGATTGGTGTTGGAAAGGCTTTTTTTGATAAAAATGACAGGATACGAGGCATAGGTAATTTGTATTTTGAGCATGAATCTAATGGTAGAGATAGTATTTATTCCAGAAGCTGGAATCGGCTTAGTGCAGAATACCACCGGGCTGTAGGACCTCAAACGATAGTGACTATAAAAGGATGGATTCCCTTTGGCTACAAAAGTGGAAACCCAGAGTTATTAGATTATGTGGGTTTGGGGGAATTGACGGTAGCTCATGATTTTATGGACGACAAATTTAGTCTTCAAGTACAATTAAGAAAAGGCTTACAATGGGATGCCAAAGGGATGCTCCGAACTCGTTTTTACTACAGACCCTCTAAGCACAAATCTAATCAATATATTATGTTAGAATGGTTTGCCGGGCAAGCAGAAAACCTAATTAATTATGAGCGCTTTACTTCTATGGTTCGCGTGGGGTATGTGATTAAAACTGATGAGCTTAATTTTTTGAAAGGAAGAAAATAA
- a CDS encoding formylglycine-generating enzyme family protein: protein MSPIDPIRKISSVLFIGFALSCNSQKSATPEQEQILEDVKANFVFVEGGTFIMGNNDYHYTTLEHQVTLDSYSISKYETTLKEFDLYTELNNLELIYPDYRNQEDMGPDYGAIGMNWYQAQSYCQWLGEQLNLPIDLPTEAQWEYAARSRGLDVEHATNSGKIEGSFTEKRNYPVYDTIVGAYPPNPLGIYDMSGGRPEWTNDWLVGYSKDTLVNPRYDTIHNYEEKMVRGWHKLRYSVYSRGGSREPNNDGSGVGFRCVCNQKTEIE from the coding sequence ATGTCCCCTATAGACCCTATTAGAAAAATTAGCAGTGTATTATTTATAGGTTTCGCGTTAAGCTGTAATTCACAAAAAAGCGCAACACCAGAGCAAGAGCAAATATTAGAAGATGTAAAAGCTAATTTTGTTTTTGTAGAAGGGGGCACGTTTATTATGGGGAATAATGATTACCATTATACTACGCTGGAGCATCAAGTTACTTTAGATAGTTACTCTATAAGTAAATATGAAACAACTTTAAAAGAGTTTGATTTATATACGGAGTTGAATAATTTAGAACTTATTTATCCTGATTATAGAAATCAAGAAGATATGGGCCCAGATTACGGTGCTATTGGCATGAATTGGTACCAAGCACAATCTTATTGTCAATGGTTAGGGGAACAGCTTAATTTACCTATAGATTTACCAACAGAAGCCCAATGGGAATATGCAGCACGTAGCCGTGGGCTAGATGTAGAGCATGCAACCAATAGCGGAAAAATTGAAGGAAGTTTTACAGAGAAAAGAAACTATCCTGTTTATGATACAATTGTAGGAGCTTACCCGCCAAACCCTTTAGGTATATATGATATGTCTGGAGGTAGACCGGAATGGACTAATGATTGGCTAGTAGGTTATAGTAAAGACACCTTGGTAAACCCAAGGTATGATACCATACATAATTATGAAGAGAAAATGGTCAGAGGCTGGCATAAATTAAGGTATTCAGTATATAGTAGGGGAGGCTCTAGAGAACCAAATAATGATGGTTCGGGGGTAGGTTTTCGTTGTGTATGCAATCAAAAAACTGAAATAGAGTAA
- a CDS encoding toxin-antitoxin system YwqK family antitoxin, with protein MACKGENKNLIATLTIQDNDSLVQVKQESIPLEFISKLPDFELPLGNIDVVKTIFPDKFGLPLETDEDGAYLNLKSDVFTKKIQSNTNTWKKISNTDGLNYTLTIEDSLKYSMYSNFGKQVVRENYEFIGKIRDKDFIMLLGKHTSDNALKSYNFITIVMVSVDGVIIDDLILYKQEFDYVSSYSTFSFMDKQRIISSKSFFAIEGEYFSEKTENYQISSEGKFIRYYGENGDYKNELEQAKSSTGHIFSNKDNIKEVSIGKDSVIGNGIICSELHISFYENGLVKEKGCQGIYKGMGTSVGTWYKYNSSGVLVEKVYYHLGTMKDAYKEVVEYYLNGNKKSIERFTNDVLFEIDLDSIGEWEYYDLNGKLMKTKSF; from the coding sequence ATGGCTTGTAAAGGCGAAAATAAGAATTTGATTGCTACACTAACTATCCAAGATAATGATTCATTGGTTCAAGTAAAACAAGAAAGCATACCTCTAGAATTTATTTCTAAACTACCAGATTTTGAATTACCGTTAGGTAATATTGATGTAGTAAAAACTATTTTCCCTGATAAGTTTGGACTTCCTTTGGAAACAGATGAGGATGGAGCATATTTAAATTTGAAGTCTGATGTTTTTACAAAAAAAATACAATCTAATACCAATACTTGGAAAAAGATATCAAATACCGATGGCCTTAACTATACACTTACAATAGAAGATTCTTTAAAATATTCTATGTACTCAAACTTTGGTAAACAAGTTGTTAGAGAAAATTATGAATTTATAGGAAAGATTAGAGATAAGGATTTCATTATGTTGTTAGGTAAACACACGAGTGATAATGCTTTAAAATCCTATAATTTCATTACTATAGTAATGGTATCAGTAGATGGTGTAATAATTGATGATTTAATACTTTATAAGCAAGAATTCGACTATGTTTCCTCATATTCTACTTTCTCATTTATGGATAAACAGAGGATAATATCTTCTAAAAGTTTTTTTGCAATTGAAGGTGAATATTTTTCTGAAAAAACAGAAAATTATCAAATATCCTCTGAGGGTAAATTTATTCGTTATTATGGAGAAAATGGAGATTATAAAAATGAATTAGAACAGGCTAAGAGTAGTACGGGTCACATTTTTTCAAATAAAGACAATATCAAAGAGGTTTCTATTGGCAAGGACAGTGTAATAGGTAATGGTATAATTTGTAGTGAGCTACATATTTCTTTCTATGAAAATGGATTGGTAAAAGAAAAAGGTTGCCAAGGCATCTATAAGGGTATGGGGACATCTGTTGGTACTTGGTATAAGTATAATTCCTCTGGAGTTTTAGTTGAAAAAGTCTATTATCATCTTGGAACAATGAAGGATGCCTATAAAGAAGTGGTTGAGTATTATTTAAACGGAAATAAGAAATCAATAGAAAGATTCACCAACGATGTACTCTTTGAAATTGATTTAGACTCGATTGGCGAATGGGAATATTACGATTTAAATGGAAAGCTAATGAAAACAAAGTCTTTCTAA
- a CDS encoding NADP-dependent oxidoreductase, with translation MKALQIIKYGAIKDGLSINEVQKPSIQPMDVLVQVKAAALNPIDYKIIQGHLKDMISLKLPTTIGYDVSGVIVEKGSKVANFKIGDEVYSRVPQEQMGTVAEYVAIDVNYVAKKPVNSSFEEAAALPLAGLTALQALERVGIKKDDRILIHAGSGGVGSFAIQYAKAKGAIVYTTTSTKNVDWVKALGADRVIDYKTEDYKEVANNLDIVFDTLGNDYTLDAFKCIKDGGSVTSIVGPPDEETAQQMGMTDYALPEKLAQLIEQKSATYKLTWMQPNAVQLNTIAALVDAGDIKPIIDLIYPLEDAVTAYEYLAEGSAKGKVIISLI, from the coding sequence ATGAAAGCACTACAAATAATAAAATACGGAGCTATAAAAGACGGACTATCCATAAATGAGGTACAAAAACCCTCGATACAACCAATGGATGTTTTAGTGCAGGTAAAAGCAGCCGCTCTAAATCCTATTGATTATAAAATAATCCAAGGCCACTTAAAAGACATGATATCCTTAAAACTGCCAACCACTATTGGTTACGATGTAAGCGGTGTCATTGTTGAAAAAGGATCTAAGGTTGCTAATTTTAAGATTGGTGATGAAGTATATTCTAGAGTTCCTCAAGAACAAATGGGTACCGTAGCCGAATATGTAGCTATTGACGTTAATTATGTTGCCAAAAAACCAGTGAATAGTTCTTTTGAAGAAGCTGCTGCCTTGCCCTTAGCTGGCCTTACTGCATTACAAGCTCTAGAACGTGTAGGGATTAAAAAGGACGATAGGATTTTGATACATGCAGGATCTGGTGGTGTCGGGAGTTTTGCCATCCAATATGCAAAAGCTAAAGGTGCTATTGTATATACCACCACAAGTACTAAAAATGTAGATTGGGTAAAAGCTTTGGGTGCAGACCGAGTCATTGATTATAAAACGGAGGATTATAAAGAGGTGGCCAATAATTTAGATATTGTTTTTGACACTTTAGGGAATGACTATACACTTGATGCCTTTAAGTGTATTAAAGACGGAGGAAGCGTAACGAGCATTGTTGGGCCACCTGATGAAGAAACAGCGCAACAAATGGGTATGACAGATTACGCCCTCCCTGAAAAGTTAGCGCAGCTCATAGAGCAAAAATCTGCTACGTATAAGCTCACCTGGATGCAACCCAACGCAGTACAATTAAATACCATTGCAGCACTAGTAGATGCTGGAGACATAAAACCTATTATAGATCTTATTTACCCGCTTGAAGATGCTGTTACCGCCTATGAATATTTAGCGGAAGGCAGCGCAAAAGGTAAAGTAATTATTAGCCTTATTTAA
- a CDS encoding bifunctional 4-hydroxy-2-oxoglutarate aldolase/2-dehydro-3-deoxy-phosphogluconate aldolase gives MAQYTRIEVANVMKENGMVPLFYHPDVELGKKVLKAVYDGGARLMEFTARGDFAFEVFSELNKYAIKELPGMILGVGSITDAAAASMFMQMGANFIVTPSLRVDIAQVCNRRKVLWSPGCGSLTEINAAEELGCEIVKLFPGDLYGPGFVKGIKGPQPWTSIMPTGGVSTDEANLKGWFDAGVTCVGMGSKLISKEILANKDYAGLEKTVRETLALIKRLRA, from the coding sequence ATGGCACAGTATACTCGAATTGAAGTAGCAAATGTGATGAAGGAAAACGGAATGGTTCCTTTGTTTTATCATCCTGATGTAGAATTAGGAAAAAAAGTATTAAAGGCAGTTTACGATGGTGGAGCTCGCTTAATGGAATTTACGGCTAGAGGTGATTTCGCTTTTGAAGTTTTTTCTGAATTAAATAAATACGCGATAAAAGAACTTCCTGGAATGATTTTAGGAGTTGGTTCTATTACAGATGCTGCTGCAGCTTCTATGTTTATGCAAATGGGTGCAAACTTCATCGTTACGCCTTCATTACGTGTAGATATTGCACAAGTATGTAACCGTAGAAAAGTACTTTGGTCTCCTGGCTGTGGTTCATTAACAGAAATAAATGCAGCCGAAGAATTAGGATGCGAGATTGTAAAACTTTTCCCTGGTGATTTATATGGACCAGGATTTGTTAAAGGAATTAAAGGCCCACAACCATGGACGAGCATTATGCCTACAGGAGGTGTAAGTACAGATGAAGCGAACTTAAAAGGTTGGTTTGATGCTGGTGTTACTTGTGTAGGTATGGGATCTAAACTTATCAGTAAAGAAATTTTAGCAAATAAAGATTATGCTGGTCTAGAAAAAACAGTAAGAGAAACCTTAGCATTGATCAAAAGATTAAGAGCTTAG